From the Natrinema amylolyticum genome, the window GGACCGCGAGACAGACGCTGAAGTAGAACAGCGCCGCCGGAATCATCCCGGCCTTGACGATGTCCAGATACGGAACGCCGATGATGTCCGCCATCAGGAACGCCGCGACGCCCATGACGGGCGGCAGCATCTGGCCGCCAGCGGAGGCGACCGCCTCGATCGATGCGGCGATTTCGTCGCTGACGCCCTGGTCTTTGATCATCGGGATCGTGAAGCTCCCGGTCGTCGCGGTGTTGGCCGCCGCACTGCCAGTGATCGATCCCATGATCATGCTCGAGATGACGGCGATCTGGACGACACCGGTCCGGAGACTCGTTCCGAGTTCCTGGCCAATCTCGCGGACGAAATCCATCAGGCCGTAGGCCTTGGCGATCCCCGCGAACATGATGAAGATCGCGACCCACGTCGAACCGATCCGCATGAGAGTATCGTCGTAAACGCCGCTGATACCGATCGCACCGTTCTCGGCGATCTGCGCCCAACTCATTCCCGAGTGACGGAACACGCCGAACAGCTGGCTGCCGACCATCGAGTGAGCATACAGGACCGAGAGCACGGCGACGACCGCGATGACCGTGCCGAACGCCCTGCGGGTCACGTCGATCGCGAGCGCGATCAGGATCCCGCCGACGACGTGGTCAGTGGTGTTGTAGCCGAGGACGAACGCGTCTCCCTGTAGTCGGGTGAAATTGAGGTAGACGTAGACCGACGCCGCGATCGCCGTCACGGCTAACGCGACGGCGATGAACGGGTCGATCCTCGCGTACGCACGGCGGAGCCGTTCGAGTCCGCTAGCCGACTCCACGTCCGGCGACGGCGACGAAGGCTCGGCTCCTGCATCGTCGACGGCTCCGGCGTACCCGGTCGTGCCGTCGAACCGGTTCGTGACGTAATCGAGATAGTACAGCGCCACGCCGGTCCCGAAGAAGACGATCATGTACTGTTCGACTCGAGTCACCCAGCCGGGTTGCCCGACGAGTCCCTCGAGGACCGACGGCCAGCCGAACACGAGCGTCGCGGCGTACACGACGGTAAAGAGGGTCAGCCCGAGGCCGACCGCGTAGACAACGGCGTCGAGGGCCCGTAGCGGGAGGCCCCGTTCGGAACGTCGATTGAGTGCAGACATCGGTCGTACTACTCGTCGGCGCGCTCGAAGTCCTCGCTCCAGACGCCCAGTTCCTCGTAGAAGTCGGCCGCGGCCGGATGGAACGGAACGCCGTCGTACATGTTCTTGACCCAGAACGAATCCTCCGCGAAGGTCCCCAGCAGGGCGTGGTAGTCCGCGAGTTCGTCCTTCTGTTCGTGCATCGCCTCGAGGAAGTCGTAGACGGTGTCGTAGTCGAGGTCACCGCGCGAGACGAAGTTGTATGCGAACGTCGGAGCGGGGATCTCGCCCGGTGTGTCCGCGCCGTCGATCTGGCCGGTGTCGACGGACTGGGAGAGCAGCCGCTCGTCGTCTGCCCACGCTTGGGCGGTCGAGTCCTCGACGTCGAGAACTTTCAAATCGACCGTGCTGGCGATCTCTTGGAGCCAGGCCGGGTTCGCCACGAAGTTCATCAGCGTCCCGACGCCGACGTCGAGCTGGTTCTCGTTCATCGCGTTGCCCTGGCCACCGTAACCGACGCTGACGCGCTCGTAGTCGTCGGTCGCATATCCGAGCGCCCTCTCGAGGGCGGGTGCAGTCCCGGAGCCGCTCGGTGTCGGCGACACTGCCGTGTCGGGGCCGATATCCGACAGCGTTTCGAGGTCCGCATCGTTGGTGATGAAGAACCACGGCAGGTCGTAGTAGTGGAAGATCTGCGTCATCTCGAAGTCGAGCTCACCGAAGGGGTCGTTGCCCTGTTGGACGTCGTAGGCCGACCAGTTCTGGATGTACACCATCTCGGCGTCTTCGCTCTGGAGCGCGCCGATGTTCGCTTCCGTGCCCTGGCTCGTCTTGGCTTCGACGAAGAGGTCGTCCGTCTGGTCGTTAACCGCGCTCGCGAGCCCCTGGTTCGCACCGTAGGCCGTCGTGCTCGAGGTCGACGTCCGCATTCGGACGGTCGTCTGACTGCTGTCGCTTCCCGAACAGCCGGCCAGTGCCGTTGCCGCTCCGACGCCAGTTGCCGCGAGAAGTGATCGCCGAGTCGTACTGCTGTCGCTGTACTTTCGTTCGTGCGCCATGCCAATCCGATACATACCTCCCAATTATAGTCCTTCCGTTATCTGTCGAAAACCTACGTAACAGGACGCTAATATGATCGTTCCGATCTGATCGCGCTCGAGCGTTCCGACGACGGGCGAGTGGCGGCCGCCGACCGTCCGTAACCGATCGCTCGAACCCGTCACGACGACGACGCATGTGACAACCGGTATCGCAATACCTATTGTGCCATTTACCTAGGTCCACGTATGCTGGATTTCGTTCAGCTCGAGGAAGACCTCGGCCAAGAAGAGCGGATGATCCGGGACACGGCCCGGGAATTCGTCGAAGAACACGTCAAGCCCGACATCGGTGAGCACTTCGAGCAGGGAACGTTCCCGAAGGAACTCATTCCGAAGATGGGCGAACTCGGCTTCTACGCTCCCAATCTCGAGGGCTACGGCTCGCCGAACGTCTCGGAGACGGCCTACGGGCTCCTGATGCAGGAACTCGAGGCGGGCGACTCGGGGCTGCGCTCGATGGCGTCGGTCCAGGGAGCGCTCGTCATGTACCCGATTCACGCCTACGGGAGCGAGGAGCAGAAAGAGGAGTGGCTGCCGGACATGGGGCGAGGCGAGGCGATCGGCTGTTTCGGCCTCACCGAACCCGAACACGGCTCGAATCCGTCGGCGATGGAGACCCGCGCCGAGCGCGACGGCGACGGCTACGTCCTCAACGGCTCGAAGACGTGGATCACGAACTCGCCGATCGCCGACGTCGCCATCGTCTGGGCGCGCGACAAATCGGCCGAGGACGACCCCGTTCGCGGGTTCCTCGTCGAGACCGACCGCGACGGCGTCACGACGAACAAGATCGACGACAAACTCTCGCTGCGAGCCTCGATCACGGGCGAGATCGGGCTGAACGGCGTCCACGTGCCCGAGGAGAACGTCCTCCCCGGCGTCACCGGCATGAAGGGGCCGCTGTCCTGTCTCACGCAGGCCCGCTACGGCATCGCCTGGGGCGCCGTCGGCGCGGCGCGAGACTGCTTCGAGGAGGCCCGCCAGTACGCGAAGGACCGCGACCAGTTCGGCGGCCCGATCGGTCGGTTCCAGCTCCAACAGCGCAAGCTCGCGGAGATGGGCACCCAGATCACGCTGGCGCAACTGCTGGCCCACCGACTCGCCGAACTCAAAGAGCGCGGCGAGATGCGACCGCAGCACGTCTCGATGTCGAAGCGGAACAACGTCCGAACGGCCCGCGATCAGGCGCGGATCGCCCGCGAGATGCTCGGCGGTAACGGCATCACGACGGACTATTCGCCGATGCGTCACATGGCCAACATGGAGACGGTCTACACCTACGAGGGCACTCACGACATCCACACGCTCGTCCTCGGCGAGGAGTTCACCGGCATCCCCGCCTACCAGTAGCGACCGGAACCGACCGTTCGAACCCTTTTTTATCCCTTCTCGTCTGCGTTCGTCTTCCGGACTCATCGCCCGAATCGACTCCTCGCCGCACACGCTCGAGTCCCGTTCGACCCGCTCGTTCCGCTCTCCGACACTCGCGTCCCGGCGTCCGGAACATTGATTGCGATGTGCGAACAGCATCGGATATGGACACGGCGGGAAACGGAGACGAGGCCGACGGGACGGGCGTCTCGACGACGCGGAAAACGTTCGCAATCCTCGAGGCACTCAAAACGGAGGAGGGAGTCACGATCGCGGACCTTACCGAGCGAACGGACCTCTCCAAGAGCACCGTCTATCGCCACCTCACGACGCTGACCGATCTGGGCTACGTGGTCGAGCGCGACGGGGAGTACTACGTAGGCTTCCGGTTCGTCGAACTCGGCGAACAGGCTCGCTCCCGGAGAGTGGGATACACGGCCGCCAAGCGAGCGGTGTTCGAACTCGGCCAGGAGACCGACGAACGAGCGGTCTTCATGGTCGAAGAGGACGACGAGGCCGTCTACGTCCACCGATACGGCAGCCTCTCGAACACGCTGATCGGGCACCGCCGGCCGCTCCACTCGATGGCGTCGGGCAAGGTCATTCTCGCAGAGCGGGACGACGACGCGGTTTCCGACTACATCGACGACGTCGGTCTCGAGGCGCTCACGCCGAACACGATCACCGATCCCGACGCGCTGTTCGAGGACCTCGAACGGATCCGCGATCGGGGGTACGGGGTGAACGATCAGGAACACATGGACGGGCTCCGCGGGGTCGCCGTTCCCGTGTATACGCCCGAGGACGACTTTCTCGGGTCGTTGGGCATCTTCGGACCGACCAGTCGATTCTCCGACGAGTACGTTCACGACGACCTCTCGGCCCGACTCCGAGACAAGGCCGGTGAGATCAGAGTGACGCTCGCCTACGGCTAACGGAGCCACCGATATCGTTCGCACGCCGTCCGCTATCGGCCGCGCTCGCGGCGAGCGTTTCGTTGATCGAAACGCTCGCCGCGAGAACTGACCGCTTCGTTCGATTCACGAGCCATATACGCCGACTATGTCCTTGTTCGAACCGACCAGATCGGCGAGCGAACGACCTGTTTCGGCGAGCGAAACGAACGCTGTTTCTCATCGAAACAGCTTTCTTCGGCTCATCACATGTCACGGCTACCGACAGAGCAGCACGCGGCTCCCGAACCGGATCAGAAAGTCCTGCGCCTCATCCGACGGTACGACCTCGAGGGCGTCGGCGACGTCGAACCGCTCACCGACGACGTCGACCGGCTGTACGCCCTCCTCGAAGGTTCGGTCGGCACTCGCAGCGAGCAGACCGCCGCCAGCCGCCGACTCGAGTGGGCGAGGATCGACGACGCTACGCTGCTCGAGGCGGTGCCTGCGACTGTCGCGATCCGTAGTCGCTCACCGCCGACCGAGCGCTCGGTCAGAAAGCGTGACAGTCATACCAGTGTTATGGGTTCTGGATGGGCCGCTGGTCTCTTTCTCTCTGTCACTGTCTGCTTCAGTCTCGATATCTGGTCTCCACAATAACTTTTCTATTGACATATGTGTGGGCCGACGATGGAGTTACTGGTCACACGGAGACGAGACGAGCTGTCCCGAAACGCGGCGAAAGCCGCTCGTGTCCGGTTATAACTGAACACTCTGAGACGGATTACCGGAATTTCGATCCGTTTTCGAAACAGTGCATATCGGCTCGTGATACCGCAACGACCGCATTTCGGGTTATGGACTCGCATCGATGCAGTGCGGAGGCAAATATATTGTATATACAATGGTTCTATGAAATGGTTGTATTGACTATATCTTTAGGAGTGACGACGCTCGAGAGACGGGTTCGATCGACTGGGCGTACGAAAGCGATCGGATCCGCCGAGGGTTTATCAGTCAATCCGCGGCCAAAGGGGGTATGTCGGATCACTCCCGACGATCACGACGAACAGTCCTCCGAACAGTGGGCGCGCTCGGCACGGGAGCGCTCGCCGCAGTGACGACCGCCGGTGCGAGTACCGGGGGGTCGTCCAACCGACCCGATCACGCATCGGGCACGGGGCGTGCGCGGCCGCCATCTCGCAGTTCGTCTTCGGACGATAGCGCGATCGGCGACGTCCTCGACGGTACCGATCTGTACATCGGCGTCGTCGATCGGATCGTCGACGGAGAACACGTCGTCCTCCTGCTCGAGGACGGCGACGCGGTCGTCGACCAGCTCGTGCTGTCGGTCGACCGGTTCGACGATATCGAGCCGGACGACATCCTGTTGACCGCCGCCGCGGACGGCGAGTTGCACGCGCACCGACGCGTCCCCTCGAAACCGAACGGGTGTCCCGACCCCGATTTCGAACGCCTCTCGTCCGATGAGTGAGACGGTCGTCGTGTGAACTACGGTCTACCGCAGGATGGCGGACGATCTCTCGAGCCCGTTCACGACCGGTAGCGTCCCGTCCCGCTGTTGCCGGTTGTGAACCCATCGCACCGGCCGGAATCAGCAAGTACAACGCGTAATGCTCGGAATCGCGTAGATCCGGATACAATGATGGGAACGTCCTCGTTCGGGACCAGGTTAGATCAGCCGGGTACCACTGGCCTCCGCGCCGCGTTCTTCAGCGTCTGGTTCGTCGATCTCGTCGCGACGATCCTGTTCTTCACCGTTCCGTACGCGTACGAACTGAATCCCGTGACGGTCTTCCTGCACGACCTCTTCGGGGTCGCCGGTGTCGTTCTCGCTGCGCTCATCTACGCCGGGTTCGTGCTCGCGATCGGCCACGTCCTCTCGAGACCGTTCGACGTCGGCTTCGTTCTGACCGTCGTGGTCCTGTACGCCCTCTTCGCGAGCAACAACGTCGTTCTCCTGGTGTCTCGCGAGCCGCTACTGGCCCCGATCGTGCCGTAATCGAGACGGAGTTTCCGTGCCGATCCGCCCGCTCGAGGGGAAAACCGAAGCGAACGGGTAGCCGCCGTCGTTTCTGACCGTCCACTCCGGACGCTGATCGCAGCGAGTGCTACGGACCGAACCAGGAACGGGGACGCTCGAGCCGACTGGCTCGTCGAATCGATGTCGCGACCGGCGTGTATAATCGGCCCGCCGCGATGAGGATCCGCGCTGCAGTAGAGTGAATCGATCTGACCGTTTCGGGAAAGGTTCAAACCCCCACATGAAGATGCAAGGGGCGATTCAAATGGCACTCTCACTTTGGTTCCTGCCCGAGTCCGACGAGCGGTAAGACCTCGCGAAGCAGGCCGGCATCATCAGCGCCGTCGTCCGCATCTCGTTGCGTGAGACGGGACGCTTCGCCGATGCGGGAATCGACGCGGCCGTCGTCGAGGAGAATCTCACTGACGGATACGACGCGACTGGGTGAACCCGGCCGCGACGAGGAGACAGAGCGGTTCCGTCCCGCGAAACCTCAGCCGACTCGGCGTCCCGGTCGTCTGCGACGACCGGATGGCCGGTATTCGCTGACCTCGAATCGACGCGAGCGTCCCGGCCCGCGGGGCTCGCTGACCTCGACGTTCGATGCTAACGGTCTGCCTCGAGACGCAGATTCCGATCCCGGCACTGGCTCCGGATATCACCGCCGAACGGCTCTCGGAGCGCCTCGAGTACTTCCTCGACCGGGCCCGTCACGATCACCTCGCGGCGGTATGTTTTAATACTAACCGGTCGACAGAGATAGGTATGTATCGCCACACCGGTCCGCCGCCGCGGGTGAGACGATGAACGCGTCCGAGGAGTTCTGGGACATTCTCTGTGCCTACGACTCGTACTTCTATCTCATGCTCGTCGTCGTCACCGTGATGGGCGTCCTGAACGGGGCGGCGATGGCGCTCGGCGAGCAGTCCGAGGGCGCGTTCGTCGTCTCGTTGCTGGTCTTCGGAATCCTCGGGCTCACGGGCGGCGGCCTCGCCGTCGTCCTCTGGCAGTGCAACCGACGGTCACCGTAGCGTCTCCCCGATCCCCTCCCTCACGTCTCCCACATCGCCGTCTCCGGCGCATCGATCCGCTGTGCGACCATCTACCGCGACTGCTCCGCGATCTGCCGCGCCACCGCTCACTGCGCCGACTCGAGTCGACCGGCTGATCGGTAGATTCTTTTGCCTGTCGGTGATGGCTGCTAGTCATGTCCACGCAGGCTCCGGACGAGCAGGCGCTCCTCGAGACCGCACGGAACGATCCCGAGACCGTCGATGTCGACACAGTCGTCGCCCTGCTCGACGCCGACCAGGGGCAGGTTCGCGCCACCGCGCTGCAGTGCTTGCGC encodes:
- a CDS encoding TAXI family TRAP transporter solute-binding subunit, whose translation is MAHERKYSDSSTTRRSLLAATGVGAATALAGCSGSDSSQTTVRMRTSTSSTTAYGANQGLASAVNDQTDDLFVEAKTSQGTEANIGALQSEDAEMVYIQNWSAYDVQQGNDPFGELDFEMTQIFHYYDLPWFFITNDADLETLSDIGPDTAVSPTPSGSGTAPALERALGYATDDYERVSVGYGGQGNAMNENQLDVGVGTLMNFVANPAWLQEIASTVDLKVLDVEDSTAQAWADDERLLSQSVDTGQIDGADTPGEIPAPTFAYNFVSRGDLDYDTVYDFLEAMHEQKDELADYHALLGTFAEDSFWVKNMYDGVPFHPAAADFYEELGVWSEDFERADE
- a CDS encoding acyl-CoA dehydrogenase family protein, whose amino-acid sequence is MLDFVQLEEDLGQEERMIRDTAREFVEEHVKPDIGEHFEQGTFPKELIPKMGELGFYAPNLEGYGSPNVSETAYGLLMQELEAGDSGLRSMASVQGALVMYPIHAYGSEEQKEEWLPDMGRGEAIGCFGLTEPEHGSNPSAMETRAERDGDGYVLNGSKTWITNSPIADVAIVWARDKSAEDDPVRGFLVETDRDGVTTNKIDDKLSLRASITGEIGLNGVHVPEENVLPGVTGMKGPLSCLTQARYGIAWGAVGAARDCFEEARQYAKDRDQFGGPIGRFQLQQRKLAEMGTQITLAQLLAHRLAELKERGEMRPQHVSMSKRNNVRTARDQARIAREMLGGNGITTDYSPMRHMANMETVYTYEGTHDIHTLVLGEEFTGIPAYQ
- a CDS encoding IclR family transcriptional regulator encodes the protein MDTAGNGDEADGTGVSTTRKTFAILEALKTEEGVTIADLTERTDLSKSTVYRHLTTLTDLGYVVERDGEYYVGFRFVELGEQARSRRVGYTAAKRAVFELGQETDERAVFMVEEDDEAVYVHRYGSLSNTLIGHRRPLHSMASGKVILAERDDDAVSDYIDDVGLEALTPNTITDPDALFEDLERIRDRGYGVNDQEHMDGLRGVAVPVYTPEDDFLGSLGIFGPTSRFSDEYVHDDLSARLRDKAGEIRVTLAYG
- a CDS encoding TRAP transporter permease — protein: MSALNRRSERGLPLRALDAVVYAVGLGLTLFTVVYAATLVFGWPSVLEGLVGQPGWVTRVEQYMIVFFGTGVALYYLDYVTNRFDGTTGYAGAVDDAGAEPSSPSPDVESASGLERLRRAYARIDPFIAVALAVTAIAASVYVYLNFTRLQGDAFVLGYNTTDHVVGGILIALAIDVTRRAFGTVIAVVAVLSVLYAHSMVGSQLFGVFRHSGMSWAQIAENGAIGISGVYDDTLMRIGSTWVAIFIMFAGIAKAYGLMDFVREIGQELGTSLRTGVVQIAVISSMIMGSITGSAAANTATTGSFTIPMIKDQGVSDEIAASIEAVASAGGQMLPPVMGVAAFLMADIIGVPYLDIVKAGMIPAALFYFSVCLAVHFTILKFGWISSDLSSFDWRLLLGGVHFAVPMAVLLTTLVYLQFSPFAAGMYTIFSIVLVMYVRNFLVDVVHVGTDAPAAADDGGVSADDIVRNLLGTTKQTLDGFKQGGVEMAPLVGVLAAMGVIVKLLEGSGLTARVATSIIGMSDVSLLGFGGGLFVVLFLAMIASILFGLGMPTPAAYILVAILVARPVTELGTPVITTHMFVFYFAMLSAITPPVAISVAIGSRIANASFMRSCVQSLRLGAPGFVIPYAFVANDSLIEWSRETLIAFPVVLAGTVGLIVATVGFDGARDLSSPARGLYVAAALCAMFGSLVHVAVQLVAAAAIVGALLHARFVVGYEMSAETDAGVEASTLD